In Flavobacterium sp. CBA20B-1, one DNA window encodes the following:
- a CDS encoding tetratricopeptide repeat protein — translation MKHFWYIIMIQLVMLNVVQAQSYKSQLAAGNQSFGVKNYTKAEQTYRKASAKEKQNTAALYNKANSIYRMQSMNEAVASYQTALKSAKTKEEKHQIFHNMGNAFMKLKDYGSAVEAYKNALRNNPNDEKTRYNYALAKKMQKENPNQNKNNKDNKQNQDQNKDKKDQDKNKQDKNDDQNKDKKDDKDDQDKKDEQNKDEKGDQDKEQPKPNPQQQKQNQSKQQMENILKALDEHEKGVRERIQGREQKGKPVTTSTQKDW, via the coding sequence ATGAAACACTTTTGGTATATCATCATGATACAGCTTGTTATGCTGAATGTTGTTCAAGCACAATCCTATAAGTCGCAATTGGCAGCAGGCAATCAAAGTTTTGGTGTGAAAAATTATACCAAAGCAGAGCAAACCTACCGTAAAGCATCGGCAAAAGAAAAACAAAACACCGCAGCTTTGTACAATAAAGCAAATAGCATTTACCGCATGCAATCAATGAACGAAGCAGTGGCATCGTATCAAACCGCATTGAAATCGGCAAAAACCAAAGAAGAAAAACATCAGATTTTTCATAACATGGGCAATGCTTTTATGAAGTTGAAAGATTACGGAAGTGCGGTTGAAGCTTATAAAAATGCCTTGCGGAACAATCCGAATGATGAAAAAACACGTTACAATTATGCGTTAGCGAAGAAAATGCAGAAAGAAAATCCTAATCAGAACAAGAACAATAAAGACAACAAACAAAATCAGGATCAAAATAAAGACAAAAAAGATCAGGATAAAAACAAGCAGGATAAAAACGACGATCAAAACAAGGATAAAAAAGACGATAAAGACGATCAAGATAAAAAAGACGAACAGAATAAAGATGAAAAAGGCGATCAAGACAAAGAGCAACCTAAACCAAATCCACAACAACAAAAGCAAAACCAGTCTAAACAGCAAATGGAAAACATTTTAAAGGCTTTAGACGAACATGAAAAAGGCGTTCGCGAACGCATTCAAGGTCGTGAACAAAAAGGCAAACCGGTTACAACATCCACTCAAAAAGATTGGTAA
- a CDS encoding BatD family protein, with protein MYAKHFLYTFLALFTSIATWAQFQLKTQVSSQSIGINQVIEVRFVMNGDADDFKRPSFENFDVVGGPMQSVSHTWVNGKSSMEKSFSFYVQPQKKGTLTIGAASIVFEGKLYKSQPVTIKVGDAVQEQPRQQQRRRDPFAMFDEMEEELFGRQRQRQPQLPKNMGQGIHLVAKLSKNSAYVNEPITVEYGLYVSDQAGFNTMLVKEMPMYQNFWNHMIEQKQQAITRAELNGKSYRYMPLQKAVLLPQKDGTLKIDPLVVELDEQYLTGRVDVFGTPEIGLRKKTYSSGTKTIQVKPLPLDSQPAGFTGAVGAYNFSVTANKTAVKANEPLELTVSVQGKGNLDLLTLPKPMAPNALELYDPEQINRVNKSISAGMEGSKAEKYVIVPQYKGTYTIEPITFSYFDTASKTYKTSTSQPITIEVTEGPELPTNASLNNKAEVVSNKTEIQPLNKNIEWFNGHFITQNKSFYAWWLAPLLLLPIVFLAKNVSDKKAGDVSGNKLKANNKLAKKYLSEAKTQIGNKEAFYEALERCLHNYLKARLKIETTEMSNDTITELLQNHQINAQDISTFLSIKTTCEMARYAQMDIQTMQNDYEVAVQLINSIDKQIKK; from the coding sequence ATGTACGCAAAACACTTCTTATATACGTTTTTAGCTTTATTCACAAGCATCGCTACTTGGGCACAATTTCAGTTGAAAACCCAAGTGAGCAGTCAGTCTATTGGTATTAATCAAGTGATCGAGGTGCGTTTTGTGATGAACGGTGATGCAGATGATTTTAAACGCCCATCGTTTGAAAATTTCGATGTGGTGGGCGGTCCCATGCAGTCTGTAAGCCATACGTGGGTAAACGGAAAAAGCAGTATGGAGAAAAGCTTTTCGTTTTACGTGCAACCTCAAAAAAAAGGAACCTTAACAATTGGTGCTGCCTCGATTGTATTTGAGGGAAAATTATATAAATCGCAGCCTGTAACTATAAAAGTGGGCGATGCCGTGCAAGAACAGCCACGCCAACAACAACGCCGTCGCGATCCGTTTGCCATGTTCGATGAAATGGAAGAAGAACTTTTTGGCAGACAACGACAAAGACAACCCCAGCTTCCTAAAAACATGGGGCAAGGTATTCATTTAGTTGCAAAACTGTCTAAAAATAGTGCCTATGTAAACGAACCTATCACGGTGGAATACGGTTTATATGTAAGCGATCAAGCCGGATTTAATACCATGTTGGTAAAAGAAATGCCAATGTATCAAAATTTCTGGAACCACATGATTGAGCAAAAACAGCAGGCAATAACTCGTGCAGAATTAAACGGAAAAAGCTATCGCTATATGCCTTTGCAAAAAGCGGTTTTACTGCCCCAAAAAGACGGCACCTTAAAAATCGATCCATTAGTTGTGGAACTAGACGAACAATATTTAACCGGACGCGTTGATGTGTTTGGCACGCCCGAAATTGGTCTAAGAAAAAAAACCTATTCTTCTGGCACAAAAACCATCCAAGTGAAACCTTTGCCTTTAGACAGCCAACCAGCAGGCTTTACAGGTGCAGTAGGCGCTTATAACTTTTCGGTGACAGCCAATAAAACGGCTGTAAAAGCAAATGAACCTTTAGAGCTTACAGTAAGCGTGCAAGGAAAAGGAAATTTAGATTTATTAACCTTGCCAAAACCGATGGCGCCCAATGCGTTGGAATTATATGATCCTGAACAAATCAACCGTGTAAACAAAAGTATATCGGCAGGAATGGAAGGTTCAAAAGCTGAAAAATATGTAATTGTACCGCAATATAAAGGTACATACACCATTGAACCAATTACTTTTTCGTATTTTGATACCGCTTCAAAAACCTATAAAACCAGCACATCGCAACCCATCACCATTGAAGTAACAGAAGGACCCGAACTGCCTACAAACGCTTCATTGAACAACAAAGCAGAAGTGGTGAGCAACAAAACAGAAATACAACCTTTGAACAAAAATATTGAATGGTTTAACGGGCATTTTATTACTCAAAACAAATCGTTTTATGCCTGGTGGTTAGCGCCTTTATTGCTTTTGCCCATTGTGTTTTTAGCTAAAAATGTATCCGACAAAAAAGCAGGTGATGTGAGTGGAAACAAACTAAAAGCAAATAATAAATTGGCTAAAAAATACCTGTCGGAAGCTAAAACCCAAATCGGAAATAAAGAAGCATTTTATGAAGCTTTGGAACGATGCCTGCACAATTATTTAAAAGCCAGATTGAAAATTGAAACCACCGAAATGAGCAACGACACCATTACTGAATTGTTGCAAAATCATCAAATCAATGCGCAAGATATATCGACCTTTTTATCGATAAAAACCACTTGCGAAATGGCTCGATACGCACAAATGGACATTCAAACCATGCAGAACGATTACGAAGTGGCAGTGCAATTGATCAATTCAATCGATAAACAAATAAAAAAGTGA
- a CDS encoding tetratricopeptide repeat protein, with translation MKQLMMLFFSFCFSLGIHAQENNDALLKQALNAFNEKEYAASAQIFEKLVKIDSLNAALHYNLGTSYLRMQNTALSIYHLEKALKLQPDYEAARINLNFAEKLKTKVTKGNLPIPQQQMLYSVFNFLKPNAWAYLAIASMFLTVILLVVYRLNANATAKKALFTLSIFTLAISIGSYFISKNQSDYLLMHHYVIVKDADAVLMNEPRTVAKVSATLIEGEKGFIQEATNQWIKIQLPNDTIGWVDKNKVLQY, from the coding sequence ATGAAACAGTTAATGATGCTTTTTTTTAGTTTTTGCTTTTCATTGGGTATTCACGCTCAAGAAAACAACGATGCGCTTTTGAAACAAGCACTCAATGCTTTTAATGAAAAAGAGTATGCTGCTTCGGCACAAATTTTTGAGAAACTGGTAAAAATAGATTCTTTAAATGCTGCGTTGCATTACAATTTAGGAACATCTTATCTGCGGATGCAAAATACTGCATTAAGCATTTATCATTTAGAAAAAGCGTTGAAATTGCAACCCGATTACGAAGCCGCACGCATTAATTTGAACTTTGCCGAAAAGCTTAAAACCAAAGTCACAAAAGGCAATTTGCCCATACCGCAGCAACAAATGCTGTACAGCGTTTTTAATTTTTTAAAACCCAATGCGTGGGCTTACCTGGCAATTGCCAGTATGTTTTTAACGGTTATTCTGCTTGTTGTTTATCGATTAAACGCTAATGCAACCGCTAAAAAAGCACTTTTTACATTGAGTATTTTTACTTTAGCAATTAGTATCGGAAGTTATTTTATATCCAAAAACCAATCGGATTATTTGTTGATGCACCATTACGTGATTGTAAAAGATGCCGATGCCGTATTGATGAATGAACCCCGAACAGTTGCCAAGGTATCAGCTACATTAATCGAAGGCGAAAAAGGATTTATACAAGAAGCCACCAATCAATGGATTAAAATTCAGCTACCAAACGATACCATTGGCTGGGTTGATAAAAATAAAGTGTTGCAGTATTAA
- a CDS encoding NAD-dependent succinate-semialdehyde dehydrogenase translates to MTANTTTALLHTLQSSFLKWREFSLNDRISVLKSIKEKLLQNKHEYAHAITTDMNKPIKLALAEVEKCAYLCDYYIENAAAFLKDQEVKTNWSKSYITFRPLGVLLGVMPWNFPFWQVFRFVVPSLLIGNVFVVKHASNVPLSAKALEDVFNVDAIDIPVYKNLPIKSSEVAAVISHPIVKAVSLTGSEHAGRSVAETAGKHLKKCVLELGGSNAFIVLNDADLEYAAEKAVNARMQNAGQSCIASKRFLVQETVYEQFVDLFQKKLSTLITGDKYDEMVTFGAMAREDLAAELEKQLQKSVAKGATIIAGGNRKGAFFEPTLVTNVTVDMPIFAEETFGPVAALMPFKTIDEAIELSNNSNFGLGASIFTDNPEQLNHYLHLFDEGALFINEMVISDPHLPFGGIKNSGYGRELSHFALYEFANIQTVVVK, encoded by the coding sequence ATGACAGCAAACACCACCACCGCACTTCTACATACTTTACAATCTAGCTTTTTAAAATGGCGCGAATTTTCTTTAAACGATCGTATTTCGGTTTTAAAAAGCATCAAAGAAAAGTTGCTGCAAAACAAACACGAATATGCACATGCCATTACCACCGATATGAACAAACCCATAAAATTGGCGCTTGCTGAAGTGGAAAAATGTGCGTATTTATGCGATTATTACATAGAAAACGCAGCTGCTTTTCTAAAAGACCAAGAAGTAAAAACCAATTGGAGCAAAAGTTATATCACGTTTCGTCCGTTGGGCGTGTTGTTGGGTGTAATGCCGTGGAATTTTCCTTTTTGGCAAGTTTTTCGGTTTGTGGTTCCTAGTTTGCTTATCGGAAATGTATTCGTTGTAAAACACGCCAGCAATGTGCCTTTAAGTGCCAAAGCTTTGGAAGATGTTTTTAATGTGGATGCGATTGATATCCCTGTTTATAAAAATCTTCCTATTAAAAGCAGTGAAGTCGCCGCTGTAATTTCACATCCAATTGTAAAAGCGGTTTCGTTAACCGGTAGCGAACATGCAGGAAGATCGGTTGCAGAAACAGCCGGTAAACACCTTAAAAAATGTGTGTTGGAATTAGGCGGAAGCAATGCTTTTATTGTTTTGAACGATGCCGATTTGGAATATGCTGCTGAAAAGGCAGTAAACGCACGTATGCAAAATGCCGGACAAAGTTGTATTGCATCCAAACGCTTTTTAGTGCAAGAAACCGTTTACGAACAGTTTGTTGATTTATTTCAAAAGAAATTAAGCACTTTAATCACAGGTGATAAATACGATGAAATGGTAACATTCGGAGCAATGGCCCGAGAAGATTTGGCAGCAGAATTGGAGAAGCAGTTGCAAAAAAGTGTAGCAAAAGGTGCAACAATCATTGCAGGCGGCAACCGAAAAGGTGCGTTTTTTGAACCTACTTTAGTTACCAATGTAACGGTTGATATGCCCATATTTGCAGAAGAAACCTTTGGTCCGGTGGCAGCGCTCATGCCTTTTAAAACCATTGACGAAGCTATTGAGCTAAGCAATAATTCAAACTTTGGATTAGGAGCAAGTATTTTCACAGATAATCCGGAGCAATTAAATCATTATTTGCATTTGTTTGATGAAGGGGCTTTGTTTATCAATGAAATGGTAATTTCTGATCCGCATTTGCCGTTTGGAGGCATTAAAAATTCAGGTTACGGACGTGAATTATCGCATTTTGCTTTGTATGAATTTGCAAATATTCAAACAGTGGTTGTAAAATAA